From one Gemmatimonadaceae bacterium genomic stretch:
- a CDS encoding diguanylate cyclase, producing MLDRLATRALFWSALAIFAAVGGLLSVGADYPSALSALGVTIPAVQTGGILPSFADAAPFLSLAAFAIAIAGWRLLHRAATPLASGHGHKDAHDRVRQLQIAMHSNAEGVFLLGAIRDASGAIGDFEIRDVNPSGTKMIRAGQVDLVGRRLRRDFPAAWHEGVFDRYVEAVASHTPLMEEVRVNRRQFAGGWLYHQAVPTGDGVAVTLRDISQRKREEIRLRRASLTDDLTRLYNRRGFLTLADQQLRIARRQDKDAVLMYVDMDEFKELNDQYGHAEGDRALAAVGRLLRRSVRDCDVVARLGGDEFTIMALDADRASARIIQRRIEERVALLNASQELAAPLSLTIGHTRVRPSDHAPLTELLARADALLYARKKRRKLTAAVAAHTASRGRPRAVPDRGPVAAPAFVVPPDVAAIARATAVAAAARIPSSTGSTGYAPTRVA from the coding sequence ATGCTCGATCGTCTCGCCACGCGCGCCCTGTTCTGGAGCGCGCTTGCGATCTTCGCTGCCGTCGGCGGACTCCTGTCCGTGGGCGCCGATTATCCGTCGGCGTTGTCCGCGCTTGGCGTGACGATTCCTGCAGTGCAGACGGGCGGAATACTGCCTTCATTCGCCGACGCCGCGCCGTTCCTTTCACTGGCAGCTTTCGCTATCGCCATCGCCGGCTGGCGCCTGCTGCACCGCGCCGCCACGCCGCTTGCCAGCGGACATGGCCATAAGGACGCGCACGATCGTGTGCGCCAGTTGCAGATCGCGATGCACAGCAACGCGGAGGGCGTGTTCCTCCTCGGCGCAATTCGCGACGCCTCGGGAGCCATTGGCGACTTTGAAATCCGCGACGTGAATCCCAGTGGCACAAAGATGATTCGCGCCGGGCAGGTCGACCTCGTGGGACGTCGACTCCGTCGGGACTTCCCCGCCGCATGGCACGAGGGCGTCTTTGACCGTTACGTCGAGGCGGTTGCCTCGCACACGCCGCTCATGGAGGAGGTGCGCGTCAATCGGCGGCAGTTTGCCGGCGGGTGGTTGTATCACCAGGCCGTACCAACCGGCGATGGCGTGGCGGTCACGCTGCGCGACATCTCGCAGCGCAAGCGCGAGGAGATCCGACTGCGCCGAGCATCGCTCACCGACGACCTCACCCGCCTGTACAACCGACGGGGGTTCCTCACGCTGGCCGACCAGCAACTCCGCATTGCCCGTCGACAGGACAAGGATGCGGTCCTCATGTATGTCGACATGGACGAGTTCAAAGAACTCAACGACCAGTACGGGCATGCCGAAGGTGACCGAGCCCTGGCGGCCGTGGGACGCCTGCTCCGTCGGTCGGTTCGCGACTGCGATGTGGTCGCCCGTCTGGGAGGCGACGAGTTCACCATCATGGCGCTCGACGCCGATCGCGCATCGGCCCGCATTATTCAGCGACGCATCGAAGAGCGCGTCGCGCTCCTGAACGCGTCGCAGGAGCTGGCCGCGCCGTTGTCGCTCACCATTGGTCACACGCGAGTGCGACCGTCCGATCACGCGCCGCTCACCGAACTGCTGGCGCGGGCGGATGCCCTGCTGTACGCGCGAAAGAAGCGCCGCAAGCTCACCGCAGCGGTCGCGGCGCATACCGCATCACGCGGTCGCCCGCGCGCGGTGCCCGATCGTGGGCCTGTCGCCGCCCCGGCATTCGTGGTGCCACCGGACGTTGCCGCCATTGCGCGCGCCACGGCGGTGGCCGCCGCCGCGCGCATTCCGTCATCGACTGGGTCCACTGGCTACGCGCCCACTCGCGTGGCCTAG
- a CDS encoding protein kinase, producing MPPPHLASWILPPGWAWGSEGLFRQHRHYQELVDALGRSLSLVSAPDPEHGEWLQREARALAHRSHPSVPTTYHYWASYQESRRGPGYLRRWISGETVRSRVSRLGPEEIPFAMQVLREAGSTLAYLHDTGVAHGAISADTVWLTPGGRLWLMGWEWVLPKEQLPHALRPDSAHSATPPEWTDGLWHPTAFSDQWQLAAMLFTMLTGETPPQSGAPPLSLLRADCPQALAAVVERALLVDPAERYPSITALLRDMDRHVSVRPVYIAPEGTELPPALDSPEARLRWATGDDYEILAPLGRGMFGSVWRARDLSLSREVAIKVLHPHIAKDDVAVARFRREARLAAQLAHPAIVPIYDSDSRGDVAWYTMELAEGGSVASLIARNGPRPIEEIAQPVDEVLEALIAAHSSGIIHRDLKPENILIDRYRRWRIGDFGIAYALGDERAGSSGTPSFAAPEQLLGEAQGPATDCYALASIVYFVLTGKPPFGEGTGEAILAQQLSDTLPARLLADGFAEALADWFRRGLAPRVEDRFGDAIEMRIAWRQLVRTLRRAEDVRPWWRRLIEGAPEDGESAPSSDW from the coding sequence ATGCCGCCACCGCACCTGGCGTCATGGATCCTTCCGCCCGGATGGGCGTGGGGAAGCGAAGGGTTGTTTCGGCAACATCGGCACTACCAGGAACTGGTCGACGCCCTGGGTCGCTCGTTGTCATTGGTCAGTGCGCCCGATCCCGAACACGGTGAATGGCTGCAGCGAGAAGCGCGTGCGCTGGCCCATCGCAGTCATCCTTCGGTACCCACGACGTACCACTACTGGGCGTCGTACCAGGAAAGTCGTCGCGGGCCGGGATATCTGCGGCGCTGGATCAGCGGCGAAACCGTCCGCTCTCGGGTTAGCCGTCTTGGTCCGGAGGAAATTCCGTTCGCAATGCAAGTGCTGCGCGAAGCGGGAAGCACGCTGGCGTACCTGCATGATACCGGTGTCGCGCACGGGGCGATCTCGGCTGACACTGTTTGGCTGACACCGGGCGGACGTCTGTGGCTGATGGGGTGGGAGTGGGTGTTGCCCAAAGAGCAGTTGCCGCACGCCCTGCGTCCGGACTCGGCGCACAGTGCCACGCCGCCGGAATGGACGGACGGGCTGTGGCATCCCACGGCCTTTTCGGACCAATGGCAACTGGCCGCCATGCTCTTCACCATGCTCACGGGTGAAACGCCGCCACAGAGTGGTGCGCCGCCCCTCTCGCTGTTGCGTGCCGATTGCCCGCAGGCGCTGGCTGCGGTGGTTGAGCGCGCGCTGCTGGTGGATCCGGCCGAACGCTACCCGTCCATCACCGCCTTGCTGCGCGATATGGATCGGCATGTTTCCGTACGCCCGGTGTATATCGCGCCCGAAGGGACCGAACTGCCACCGGCGCTGGACTCGCCGGAAGCGCGCCTTCGGTGGGCGACCGGCGACGACTACGAGATTCTCGCTCCCTTGGGTCGCGGGATGTTCGGCAGTGTGTGGCGTGCGCGCGACCTGTCATTGTCGCGCGAGGTGGCCATCAAGGTGCTGCATCCGCACATTGCCAAGGACGACGTGGCGGTCGCGCGCTTCCGGCGCGAAGCACGGCTGGCGGCGCAGTTGGCCCACCCGGCCATCGTGCCTATCTATGACAGCGACAGTCGTGGCGACGTGGCCTGGTACACCATGGAACTGGCTGAAGGCGGCTCGGTGGCCAGCCTGATTGCCCGCAATGGTCCGCGTCCAATCGAAGAGATCGCGCAGCCGGTCGATGAAGTGCTCGAAGCGCTGATCGCCGCGCATTCGAGTGGCATCATTCATCGCGATCTCAAGCCGGAAAACATCCTCATCGATCGCTATCGACGCTGGCGCATCGGGGATTTCGGTATCGCCTACGCGCTCGGTGACGAACGTGCGGGTTCATCGGGGACGCCATCGTTCGCCGCGCCCGAGCAATTGCTTGGCGAGGCGCAGGGGCCGGCCACCGACTGCTATGCGCTGGCCAGCATTGTGTACTTCGTACTCACCGGGAAGCCGCCGTTTGGCGAAGGCACCGGCGAGGCCATCCTGGCGCAGCAGCTTTCGGACACGCTCCCGGCACGCCTGCTGGCGGACGGGTTTGCCGAAGCGTTGGCGGACTGGTTTCGTCGCGGTCTGGCTCCGCGCGTGGAGGACCGATTTGGCGACGCCATCGAAATGCGTATCGCGTGGCGTCAACTGGTGCGCACGCTGCGTCGCGCCGAAGACGTGCGTCCGTGGTGGCGGCGACTGATCGAAGGGGCGCCGGAGGATGGAGAATCCGCGCCGTCTTCTGACTGGTGA
- a CDS encoding HAMP domain-containing protein, with the protein MTAQTADPEPPASEWSPLDRVDHWPLAWVASVSVAVLTLAAWQRSPGWTTLAIAAVATTAAGVWTRTLRHPRIWAVGAILLLAMAVSLAIRDTLTLQTASRDWAEWSKVERETRATRVADALTTVARRLTDAADRVAADESLLARLVASGTSAGGLLSPPLDATIESALLVFRGSRLVARTGQTRTIVSPTGPRGIQLIDGSFYSSLVARATTPDGALQVVAVALISAIPPADRFARALTQSSDRASDVARTIVESPDSSRVEEGTTVIVVPDGTRRLARVRALARTEGETRLALLQRARARMAVPLVLAVLLILITGWRRPARTVHRLAMAMVLLLAIAVAPLSALSNVSPLFDASSYYAAMGGPWTANVASLLFTTALGLALLFLALRSGRVVRLTSSRVLASALVLISATLGPFVLRDLARGIALPANGVSVVLWLAWQLAIALAGASILQAGAAAGRTILGNRRGLPPMTAPSLAIVAAVLAPMLWRAPGAWPGWYPVLWGVAIGALALTRRGVALVTGAAVIAGAGAVTLTWGATVRARMNLAQYDLARLSAVDDNAFRLLERFASALSTDRGNVNSSEALLRRYAASELAQAGYPARLARWDTLTPGVPAIDLRLAPVADSIGAQVSIAAMARNSRAIEIRAVEDGPTTMLIAAVPTADGSVTTIAVPPRTRLLPMDPLAALTGIASTPSGEPPYRLTLAAAPSDDVAVRTLQWRRRGDVMHGDGVATGGGESRLVHVEVDLRGLDALLPRGALLVLLDVAVVLLLWGASATADGAFGRWLRVRRARVRRSYRVRLSATLLAFFVAPAALFAGNAWYRLQDDDRAARELLVREALRTAASDVTRRDLAATAASVGSPIFLYHAAQLDASSDTLLQALAPLGRLLPVSLDDSDFGADDIFTTRRIPVGATQALVGFRRVASGPDESVVVTPARGDEFALDARREDLGILLLFTAALGALAAVWSSGIAARTLSRPVGTLREAALAIAAGREAPALGSAPAAEFAPVYRAFERMSEDLSTSRAALEAAQRRTAAVLQHVASGVVAMRTDGAILIANPRAEQLLQAPLRQPYASIAELPLALALLANQCLAFLASDADDEAFDQFVSGRQLRGRLTRLPAGAVLTVDDITELASAQRVLAWGEMARQVAHEIKNPLTPIRLGVQHLRRAYRDGRGDFGTILDSNVTRILAEIDHLDEIARAFSRYGMAPDQREPAIAVDIRAVVHDVMALEQLGDSEVQWTLNEASGPHPIMVYGQYDELKEVVLNLLENARLAQSRRVTVRIEVVADGVAIDVTDDGQGIPSEVLPQVFEPHFSTRTSGSGLGLAISRRLIEGWGGRIAVESTVGVGTVVHVLLRQA; encoded by the coding sequence ATGACTGCCCAGACCGCGGACCCTGAACCACCAGCCAGCGAATGGTCGCCGCTTGACCGCGTGGATCATTGGCCGCTGGCTTGGGTGGCCAGTGTCTCTGTGGCCGTCCTGACGCTCGCCGCGTGGCAGCGAAGCCCCGGTTGGACGACGCTGGCCATCGCCGCGGTGGCCACGACGGCAGCGGGGGTGTGGACCCGAACTCTGCGGCATCCGCGCATCTGGGCGGTCGGTGCCATCCTGCTGTTGGCCATGGCGGTGTCGCTGGCCATCCGCGATACGCTGACCTTGCAGACCGCGTCGCGCGACTGGGCCGAGTGGTCGAAAGTCGAACGCGAGACCCGGGCGACGCGCGTTGCTGATGCCCTGACGACAGTGGCCCGACGACTGACCGATGCCGCGGATCGTGTGGCCGCTGATGAGTCGCTTCTCGCGCGACTGGTGGCCTCCGGGACGTCAGCCGGCGGCCTCTTGTCCCCCCCACTTGATGCCACCATCGAATCGGCGCTGCTCGTGTTTCGCGGTTCGCGACTGGTGGCGCGCACCGGACAAACGCGAACAATCGTGTCGCCAACCGGCCCCCGCGGCATTCAGCTGATCGATGGATCGTTCTACTCGTCGCTGGTGGCACGCGCCACCACCCCGGATGGCGCGCTGCAGGTTGTGGCCGTGGCGCTCATCTCCGCTATCCCACCGGCCGATCGATTCGCGCGCGCGCTCACGCAGTCCTCGGATCGCGCGTCGGATGTGGCGCGCACCATTGTGGAATCGCCCGACTCGTCCCGCGTGGAGGAAGGTACCACCGTGATTGTGGTGCCCGATGGGACGCGACGATTGGCGCGTGTCCGCGCCCTCGCCCGCACCGAGGGCGAAACACGATTGGCGCTGTTGCAGCGCGCCCGCGCACGAATGGCTGTGCCGCTGGTGCTCGCCGTGCTGCTCATCCTGATCACCGGCTGGCGACGTCCGGCCCGCACGGTGCACCGCCTGGCAATGGCGATGGTCCTGTTGCTGGCGATCGCCGTCGCGCCACTGAGCGCGCTGTCAAACGTGTCACCGTTGTTTGACGCCTCGAGTTACTACGCCGCGATGGGCGGGCCGTGGACGGCGAACGTGGCATCCTTGCTGTTCACCACCGCCCTCGGACTGGCCCTGCTGTTCCTCGCGCTGCGGAGCGGGCGCGTGGTGCGACTGACCAGTTCGCGCGTGCTGGCCAGCGCATTGGTGTTGATCAGCGCGACGCTCGGACCATTCGTGTTGCGCGATCTCGCACGGGGCATCGCGCTGCCCGCCAATGGCGTGAGCGTGGTGCTGTGGTTGGCCTGGCAACTGGCGATCGCCCTCGCCGGCGCATCCATTCTGCAGGCGGGGGCGGCGGCCGGTCGGACGATATTGGGGAATCGCCGCGGGTTGCCGCCGATGACGGCCCCGTCCCTGGCGATTGTGGCGGCCGTCCTGGCACCGATGCTCTGGCGCGCGCCGGGAGCGTGGCCGGGGTGGTATCCCGTGCTGTGGGGGGTCGCCATCGGGGCCCTGGCGTTGACGCGACGCGGCGTCGCGCTCGTGACTGGCGCCGCCGTGATCGCCGGCGCCGGCGCCGTGACGTTGACGTGGGGCGCGACCGTGCGCGCGCGCATGAACCTCGCCCAGTATGATCTCGCGCGGTTGTCTGCCGTGGACGACAATGCCTTCCGGTTGCTCGAACGATTTGCGTCCGCCCTGTCAACCGATCGCGGCAACGTGAACAGTAGTGAAGCGCTGCTGCGACGCTACGCCGCCAGTGAGCTTGCGCAAGCGGGATATCCGGCGCGACTCGCGCGCTGGGACACGCTGACGCCGGGGGTTCCGGCCATCGATCTCCGTCTGGCGCCGGTGGCGGATTCCATCGGTGCGCAGGTGAGCATCGCGGCCATGGCGCGCAACAGTCGCGCCATCGAAATCCGTGCCGTGGAAGACGGACCGACCACGATGCTGATCGCGGCGGTGCCGACGGCCGACGGGAGCGTGACGACGATTGCGGTGCCACCGCGCACCCGTCTGCTGCCGATGGATCCGCTGGCGGCGTTGACCGGCATTGCCAGCACACCTTCCGGCGAACCGCCGTATCGTCTGACGCTGGCCGCCGCCCCGTCCGACGACGTCGCCGTGCGCACATTGCAGTGGCGGCGTCGCGGCGATGTGATGCATGGCGATGGCGTCGCCACCGGTGGCGGTGAGTCTCGACTGGTGCATGTCGAGGTGGACTTGCGAGGCCTCGACGCGCTGTTGCCGCGCGGGGCGCTGCTCGTGCTGCTGGATGTGGCCGTCGTGCTGCTGCTGTGGGGGGCGAGCGCGACCGCCGACGGCGCATTCGGGCGGTGGCTGCGCGTGCGCCGCGCGCGCGTGCGACGTTCATATCGCGTACGACTCAGTGCGACGCTGTTGGCATTCTTCGTCGCTCCGGCCGCGCTGTTTGCCGGCAACGCCTGGTACCGATTGCAGGATGACGATCGGGCCGCACGCGAACTGCTGGTGCGTGAAGCACTGCGCACGGCGGCCAGTGACGTTACGCGTCGCGATCTGGCGGCGACCGCCGCCAGCGTCGGGTCACCGATCTTCCTGTATCACGCCGCCCAACTCGACGCCTCCAGCGACACGTTGTTGCAGGCCCTGGCGCCCCTGGGTCGGCTGTTGCCGGTCTCGTTGGATGATTCGGATTTCGGTGCCGACGACATCTTCACCACCCGACGCATTCCGGTCGGCGCGACCCAGGCGCTGGTGGGCTTTCGTCGGGTCGCCTCGGGCCCCGATGAATCGGTGGTGGTCACACCGGCACGCGGCGATGAGTTCGCCCTCGACGCGCGACGCGAGGATCTGGGCATCCTGCTGTTGTTCACAGCCGCGCTGGGTGCCTTGGCGGCGGTGTGGTCCAGCGGCATTGCCGCGCGCACGCTCTCGCGACCGGTCGGGACGCTGCGTGAGGCCGCGCTGGCCATCGCGGCCGGGCGTGAGGCGCCGGCGCTGGGCAGTGCACCCGCGGCGGAGTTTGCACCAGTGTATCGCGCGTTCGAACGCATGTCGGAGGATCTTTCCACCAGTCGCGCGGCACTCGAAGCCGCGCAACGTCGAACGGCTGCCGTGTTGCAGCACGTCGCCAGCGGCGTGGTGGCCATGCGCACCGATGGCGCGATTCTGATTGCCAATCCACGCGCCGAACAGCTGTTGCAGGCTCCGCTTCGCCAACCGTATGCGTCCATCGCGGAACTGCCACTCGCGCTGGCCTTGCTGGCCAACCAGTGTCTGGCGTTCCTGGCCAGCGACGCCGATGACGAAGCGTTCGATCAGTTCGTGTCCGGTCGCCAATTGCGTGGACGGTTGACCAGGCTACCGGCGGGTGCGGTGCTCACGGTGGATGACATCACCGAACTCGCCTCGGCGCAGCGCGTGCTGGCGTGGGGGGAGATGGCCAGGCAGGTGGCGCACGAAATCAAGAATCCGCTGACCCCGATTCGTCTGGGCGTGCAGCATCTGCGGCGCGCGTATCGCGACGGGCGCGGCGACTTCGGCACGATTCTCGACTCGAACGTGACTCGCATTCTCGCCGAGATCGATCACCTGGACGAAATCGCGCGCGCCTTCAGTCGGTATGGCATGGCGCCTGATCAGCGGGAGCCCGCCATTGCCGTCGACATTCGCGCTGTGGTGCACGATGTGATGGCGCTGGAGCAACTGGGGGACAGCGAGGTGCAATGGACGCTGAACGAGGCGTCTGGCCCTCACCCCATCATGGTGTACGGGCAGTACGACGAGCTCAAGGAAGTGGTGCTCAATCTGCTGGAGAATGCGCGACTCGCGCAGTCTCGGCGGGTCACCGTCAGGATCGAGGTCGTTGCCGACGGTGTGGCCATTGACGTGACGGATGACGGGCAGGGCATTCCCTCCGAGGTCCTGCCGCAGGTGTTCGAGCCGCATTTCTCCACGCGCACCAGCGGGAGCGGTCTTGGCCTGGCCATCAGCCGCCGACTTATCGAAGGCTGGGGGGGCCGCATTGCGGTGGAGAGCACGGTCGGGGTGGGCACCGTGGTCCATGTGCTGCTTCGCCAGGCCTGA
- a CDS encoding TolC family protein: protein MTSSRPVLMRIHALAIALASCVGILATAPLQAQAAPTAGGVLTLADAIALARKNNPTFQNSVTARQNAAAQVRAANGAFLPNVNTSFGAGYREGRQQFFGGQAFGATNDQLTSDVSGSASMNLSMASLQDRRAAKAGQEATEADIAAAEQRVKNDVTTQYLTALQAQARAALQDTLVATTAVQLQLAQARLQVGSGTQLDVQRAEVANGQQRVAALNQRNQAAIEIVRLFQQIGIDPVAGATLDPNLPATPALDMASILERARKSNPQIEALRAREEVAARNVASARSAYFPSLSLNASLSAFTNRYTNTGLLISQGQASALSSKSSCIRSEEVRAAVGLANNLTACNAIAFTPASEQAIRDGQSKYPFDFTRNPYSLSASFSLPIFNGFRREQQIEQAGVSRRNAQNDLRGQELRVVADVTAAFMTLTAAQQTVTLQEQNVRTARTALALASERYRVGLASIVDLQQARGDYERAETDRITAVYDVQRAFTTLEAAVGRPLR, encoded by the coding sequence ATGACCTCCTCTCGCCCCGTACTCATGCGTATTCACGCCCTCGCGATCGCGCTGGCTTCCTGTGTTGGCATTCTGGCCACTGCGCCCCTGCAAGCGCAGGCCGCTCCCACTGCGGGCGGTGTGCTGACGCTCGCTGACGCCATAGCCCTGGCACGCAAGAACAACCCGACATTCCAGAACTCGGTGACCGCGCGGCAGAACGCGGCCGCTCAGGTGCGGGCCGCCAACGGCGCGTTCCTGCCCAACGTCAACACGAGCTTTGGTGCCGGCTATCGTGAAGGCCGCCAGCAGTTCTTCGGCGGCCAGGCATTCGGTGCCACCAACGACCAGCTGACCAGCGACGTCAGCGGATCGGCCTCGATGAACCTGTCCATGGCGAGTCTGCAGGATCGACGGGCCGCGAAGGCCGGACAGGAAGCCACCGAAGCGGATATTGCGGCGGCCGAACAACGGGTGAAGAACGACGTCACCACACAGTATCTGACGGCATTGCAGGCGCAGGCCCGCGCGGCGCTGCAGGACACGCTGGTGGCCACCACGGCCGTCCAGCTGCAACTGGCGCAGGCGCGACTGCAGGTTGGTTCGGGTACGCAACTCGATGTGCAGCGGGCCGAAGTGGCCAACGGACAGCAGCGCGTGGCCGCGCTCAACCAGCGGAATCAGGCTGCCATCGAGATTGTGCGACTGTTCCAGCAGATCGGTATCGACCCCGTGGCCGGCGCCACGCTCGATCCCAACTTGCCGGCCACACCGGCGCTGGACATGGCCTCCATCCTCGAGCGGGCCCGCAAGTCCAATCCGCAGATCGAAGCGCTGCGGGCCCGCGAAGAGGTGGCCGCGCGCAATGTCGCGTCGGCGCGTAGCGCGTATTTCCCCTCGCTGTCGTTGAACGCCAGCTTGTCGGCGTTTACCAATCGGTACACCAACACCGGCCTGCTGATTTCACAGGGGCAAGCCAGTGCGCTATCGTCGAAATCCAGCTGCATCCGCTCGGAAGAAGTGCGCGCCGCCGTGGGACTGGCCAACAATCTCACGGCTTGCAACGCCATCGCCTTCACGCCGGCCTCCGAACAGGCCATTCGCGATGGCCAGTCCAAGTACCCGTTCGATTTCACGCGCAACCCGTACAGCCTGTCCGCCTCGTTCTCACTGCCCATTTTCAACGGGTTCCGGCGAGAACAGCAGATCGAGCAGGCCGGCGTGTCACGCCGCAATGCACAGAACGACCTGCGCGGACAGGAGCTGCGCGTCGTGGCAGATGTCACCGCCGCATTCATGACGCTGACCGCGGCCCAGCAAACCGTGACGCTGCAGGAGCAAAATGTGCGCACGGCCCGGACGGCACTGGCGCTGGCCTCCGAGCGTTACAGAGTGGGGCTGGCCAGCATTGTCGACCTGCAGCAGGCGCGTGGCGACTACGAGCGCGCGGAAACCGATCGCATCACCGCTGTCTACGATGTTCAACGGGCGTTCACGACGCTCGAAGCGGCCGTGGGCCGTCCTCTTCGTTAA
- a CDS encoding efflux RND transporter periplasmic adaptor subunit, whose protein sequence is MTNTAKIAIAVVVVGAVGGLGYMSWKKGQTTAVEVRTEAVEARDLVASVTASGQIQPRTKVDVSADVTGKIVRLSVKEGDLVKKGQFLLQIDLEQVTAVLQCVEAGLASTRAQAAQARANLIQSQKNFERSENIRKQSPTLVSDDQLEQLRTQADVNKAQFEAATFGVEQAVASVRDAKQALSRTTIIAPMSGKVTRLNVEEGETAIMGTLNKDAATLLTISDMSVLETKVKVDETDVARISVGDSALIQIDAFPDTTFIGHVVEISNSSVTKSAATNTGDQAIDYEVRVQLLNPPVDTRPDFSATAKIVTASRTKVLSIPIIALTVRENEKLPNADTAVTVGRAQPAKEVGKRDVEGVFVVGADNKVSFRTVKVGIAGERHFEVLEGLKAGETIVAGTYQAIRELKDGALIRTAKPEDKKTPATGKKS, encoded by the coding sequence ATGACCAATACGGCAAAAATCGCCATCGCAGTCGTTGTCGTCGGGGCCGTGGGCGGCCTGGGCTACATGAGTTGGAAGAAGGGACAGACCACCGCGGTTGAGGTACGCACCGAAGCGGTGGAAGCGCGTGATCTCGTCGCGTCGGTGACGGCCAGCGGCCAGATCCAGCCGCGCACGAAGGTTGACGTCAGCGCCGACGTCACCGGCAAGATCGTGCGCCTGTCGGTGAAGGAAGGCGACTTGGTCAAGAAGGGCCAGTTCCTGCTACAGATCGATCTTGAGCAAGTGACCGCCGTGTTGCAGTGCGTTGAGGCTGGGTTGGCATCCACGCGCGCACAGGCGGCGCAGGCGCGGGCCAATCTGATCCAGTCACAGAAGAACTTTGAGCGGTCGGAAAACATCAGGAAACAGTCGCCCACGTTGGTGAGCGATGATCAGCTCGAGCAGTTGCGTACCCAGGCCGACGTCAACAAGGCCCAGTTCGAAGCGGCGACGTTTGGTGTCGAGCAGGCGGTCGCATCGGTGCGTGACGCCAAGCAGGCACTCAGCCGGACGACCATCATCGCCCCGATGAGCGGCAAGGTCACGCGACTGAACGTGGAAGAGGGTGAAACGGCCATCATGGGCACGCTCAACAAAGATGCCGCGACATTGCTGACGATCAGCGACATGAGTGTGCTGGAAACCAAGGTGAAGGTCGATGAAACCGACGTGGCGCGCATCAGCGTCGGCGACTCGGCCCTGATCCAGATCGACGCCTTCCCCGACACCACCTTTATCGGGCACGTGGTGGAGATTTCCAACAGTTCAGTGACCAAGTCCGCCGCGACCAACACGGGCGACCAGGCCATCGACTACGAGGTGCGCGTTCAACTCCTCAATCCGCCGGTGGACACGCGTCCGGACTTCTCGGCTACGGCCAAGATCGTCACGGCCAGCCGCACCAAGGTGCTGTCCATTCCGATCATCGCCCTCACGGTGCGCGAGAACGAAAAGCTGCCCAACGCCGACACGGCGGTGACGGTTGGCCGTGCCCAGCCGGCCAAGGAAGTAGGCAAGCGGGACGTGGAAGGGGTCTTCGTGGTGGGGGCGGACAACAAAGTGAGCTTCCGGACCGTAAAGGTGGGTATCGCCGGCGAGCGCCACTTCGAAGTGCTGGAAGGGCTCAAGGCCGGCGAAACCATCGTCGCGGGAACGTATCAGGCCATCCGGGAGCTTAAGGACGGTGCCTTGATTCGCACCGCCAAGCCTGAAGACAAGAAAACACCGGCCACCGGAAAGAAATCGTGA
- a CDS encoding ABC transporter ATP-binding protein, translated as MGGEIVRALRGVDLAIRRNEYVAIMGPSGSGKSTLMNLIGCLDTPNEGEYWLNGMLVSTMSDDALARVRNKEIGFVFQTFNLLPRATALQNVELPLVYAGVSSDERKKRATEALERVQLGSRISHRPNELSGGQRQRVAIARALVNRPSILLADEPTGNLDSQTSEEIMRVFEELASNGQTVVMVTHEPDIAVHAKRVIVLRDGVISSDESSAQYALKIGSERVH; from the coding sequence ATGGGTGGTGAAATCGTGCGCGCGCTGCGCGGCGTCGACCTCGCGATTCGGCGGAACGAGTACGTCGCCATCATGGGTCCGTCGGGTTCCGGCAAGTCCACACTCATGAATCTCATCGGCTGCCTCGATACGCCGAATGAGGGTGAGTACTGGCTGAACGGCATGCTCGTGTCCACGATGTCCGACGATGCGCTCGCCCGCGTGCGCAACAAGGAAATCGGATTCGTCTTCCAGACGTTCAACCTGCTCCCCCGTGCCACCGCGCTCCAGAATGTAGAGTTGCCACTGGTGTATGCCGGTGTGTCGTCCGACGAGCGCAAGAAGCGCGCGACGGAAGCGTTGGAGCGGGTGCAATTGGGCAGTCGTATCAGCCACCGTCCCAACGAACTCTCCGGCGGTCAGCGTCAACGTGTCGCCATCGCGCGCGCCCTGGTCAATCGTCCGTCCATCCTGCTGGCAGACGAACCCACCGGTAACCTCGACTCGCAGACCTCCGAGGAGATCATGCGGGTCTTCGAGGAGTTGGCCAGCAACGGACAGACGGTGGTGATGGTCACGCACGAACCGGACATTGCCGTGCATGCCAAACGTGTCATTGTGTTACGCGACGGCGTCATTTCCAGTGACGAAAGCAGCGCGCAGTACGCCCTGAAGATCGGCAGCGAGCGCGTGCACTAG